A portion of the Sabethes cyaneus chromosome 3, idSabCyanKW18_F2, whole genome shotgun sequence genome contains these proteins:
- the LOC128743735 gene encoding uncharacterized protein LOC128743735 produces the protein MDNSNDTPPKTVPPLRIKNVRSLQALSVSEESDSDSSSDNQHLMIDEVYEVSASDDAGESEVSKNHVTETDGAKATDKSPRHYSNRQSTNSDDSCPAVQNLAGAPETTTANHSKANRRKSHHVPKQVDVVFEEGTILSAVDNVREEHTNDSNKHLMKHIAMLKSCINYALEEQGFRPLAFKQNYEKVSKLMEQYNQMKRNKHET, from the coding sequence ATGGACAATTCAAACGATACGCCACCGAAGACTGTACCACCTTTAAGAATAAAAAATGTTCGCTCGTTGCAAGCACTGTCTGTCTCTGAGGAGTCCGATTCTGATTCCAGTTCCGATAATCAACATTTGATGATAGACGAGGTGTACGAAGTAAGTGCCTCGGACGATGCTGGCGAATCAGAAGTATCAAAGAACCATGTAACAGAAACCGATGGTGCTAAGGCAACTGATAAAAGTCCGCGGCATTATTCTAATAGGCAATCGACGAACAGTGACGACAGTTGTCCTGCGGTGCAAAATCTTGCTGGTGCACCTGAGACCACAACCGCTAACCATTCCAAAGCAAACCGACGGAAAAGTCATCACGTTCCGAAGCAGGTAGACGTTGTTTTCGAAGAAGGTACTATTCTCTCCGCGGTGGATAATGTTAGAGAGGAACATACGAATGATTCAAACAAACATTTGATGAAACATATTGCCATGCTGAAGAGTTGTATTAACTACGCGCTGGAGGAGCAAGGCTTCCGGCCATTAGCGTTTAAGCAGAACTATGAGAAAGTTTCGAAATTAATGGAACAGTACAACCAAATGAAGAGAAATAAACATGAAACCTAA